One Selenomonadales bacterium DNA window includes the following coding sequences:
- a CDS encoding PilN domain-containing protein, producing MKINLLPLARQRQPYPYRAILIAVVCLLCVAAPVTAYSYRLMKNVQSLRNEVAGLKARADALGPLEPLLLEYARLEQELRRVRGEAVPENVKLVPFLDELARLLPDRVFVTDLSIDEAGLRLRGVTPSYALAAEFLRVLAGSTLFEDPVLSVLQADAVGYSFELTVEIRAEEQ from the coding sequence GTGAAAATAAACCTGCTGCCGCTCGCGCGGCAGAGGCAGCCATATCCCTACCGCGCTATCCTCATTGCGGTGGTATGCTTGTTGTGTGTGGCGGCGCCTGTTACTGCGTATAGCTATCGTCTGATGAAGAACGTGCAGAGCCTGCGGAATGAGGTCGCCGGCCTGAAAGCGCGGGCAGATGCTTTAGGGCCGCTTGAGCCCTTGCTCTTGGAGTATGCTCGCTTAGAGCAAGAACTGCGGCGCGTGCGCGGCGAAGCTGTCCCCGAAAATGTCAAGCTGGTGCCTTTCCTGGACGAGCTTGCGCGGCTTCTCCCTGACCGCGTCTTTGTTACCGACTTAAGTATCGACGAGGCGGGCTTAAGGCTGCGTGGGGTGACGCCGTCCTACGCTTTGGCGGCGGAGTTTCTCAGAGTCTTAGCCGGTTCAACTTTGTTCGAGGATCCGGTGCTTAGCGTATTACAGGCCGATGCTGTGGGCTATAGTTTTGAGCTTACGGTAGAGATTAGGGCGGAGGAACAATGA
- a CDS encoding type II secretion system protein, giving the protein MRGRQRGFTVIELLAVVGIMGVLALLAVPRVSDALINAELQSTVRQLASDAHHVRQLAIMRGANTRMDFLRLSGHPHQVRVFNELSQEMRE; this is encoded by the coding sequence TTGCGGGGACGACAACGCGGCTTTACGGTAATAGAACTCCTAGCTGTAGTCGGCATTATGGGGGTTCTGGCTCTGCTGGCGGTGCCGAGAGTCAGCGATGCGTTAATTAACGCAGAACTGCAGTCGACGGTGCGGCAGTTAGCATCGGATGCACACCACGTGCGCCAGCTTGCCATCATGCGCGGCGCTAATACGCGCATGGATTTCCTTAGGCTCTCCGGACACCCGCATCAAGTGAGGGTGTTTAACGAGCTCTCGCAGGAGATGAGAGAG